A region of Dermochelys coriacea isolate rDerCor1 chromosome 1, rDerCor1.pri.v4, whole genome shotgun sequence DNA encodes the following proteins:
- the POU4F1 gene encoding LOW QUALITY PROTEIN: POU domain, class 4, transcription factor 1 (The sequence of the model RefSeq protein was modified relative to this genomic sequence to represent the inferred CDS: inserted 5 bases in 4 codons; deleted 4 bases in 4 codons; substituted 1 base at 1 genomic stop codon) codes for MQLQSNIFASLDETLLARAEALAAVDIAAVQGKSHPFKPDATYHTMNSVPCTSTSTVPLXRNHTNHHHHHHQALEPGELLDHITXPSLALMAGGGGHEGAGGGGGGGGGEAAAAAGGGGGGLISTSAHPHSHMHGLGHLSHPAAMNNALGPAPPGLVAAHHGARGQVASAVVGAAGLASICDSDTDTRELEAFAERFKQRRIKLGVTQADVGLGHGQLKITGXGSLSQSTICRFESLTLSHNNMIALKPSCRPGWRRPRGAQREKMNKPELFNGGEKKRKRTSIAXPEKRSLEAYFAVQPRPSSEKIAAIAEKLDXKETWCGFWFCNQRQKQKRMKFSATY; via the exons ATGCAGTTGCAGAGCAATATCTTCGCCAGCCTGGATGAGACCCTGCTGGCCCGGGCCGAGGCTCTGGCGGCCGTCGACATCGCCGCTGTCCAGGGCAAGAGCCACCCCTTCAAGCCGGACGCCACCTACCACACCATGAACAGCGTGCCGTGCACTTCCACCTCCACCGTGCCGCT GCGCAACCacaccaaccaccaccaccatcaccaccaggcGCTGGAGCCGGGGGAACTGCTGGACCACATCA CCCCGTCGCTGGCGCTCATGGCCGGCGGCGGGGGGCACGAAGGGGCCGGCGGGGGCGGCGGCGGAGGCGgaggggaggcggcggcggcg gcaggcggcggcgggggggggttgATCTCAACTTCGGCCCACCCCCACTCGCACATGCACGGCCTGGGCCACCTGTCGCACCCGGCCGCCATGAACAATGCCCTCGGGCCTGCCCCACCGGGGCTGGTGGCCGCTCACCACGGCGCGCGGGGCCAGGTGGCCTCGGCGGTGGTGGGGGCGGCCGGCCTGGCCTCCATCTGCGACTCGGAC ACGGACACCCGCGAGCTGGAGGCATTCGCCGAGCGCTTCAAGCAGCGGCGGATCAAGCTGGGCGTGACCCAGGCCGACGTCGGGCTCGGCCATGGCCAACTGAAGATCACCG GGGGCTCGCTGAGCCAGAGCACGATCTGCCGCTTCGAGTCGCTCACC CTGTCCCACAACAACATGATCGCGCTCAAGCCATCCTGCAGGCCTGGCTGGAGGAGGCCGAGGGGCGCCCAGCGCGAGAAAATGAACAAGCCCGAGCTCTTCAACGGGGGCGAGAAGAAGCGCAAGCGGACTTCCATCG GCCCGGAGAAGCGCTCCCTGGAGGCGTACTTCGCCGTGCAGCCCCGGCCCTCCTCCGAGAAGATCGCCGCCATCGCCGAGAAATTGGACTGAAAAGAAACGTGGTGCGGGTTTTGGTTTTGCAACcagagacagaagcaa aaaaggatgaaattttccGCCACCTACTAA